The Cucurbita pepo subsp. pepo cultivar mu-cu-16 chromosome LG08, ASM280686v2, whole genome shotgun sequence genome contains a region encoding:
- the LOC111800977 gene encoding probable trehalose-phosphate phosphatase F isoform X1, which translates to MLCCFDNEKFSGRLRLMDCSANSSDKKTLKRWFFIDKRVGCCMDLTSNHASPVLTEPAPMNKSRLGIHSAILPYSQPAGSFSPSKYITIPRKKSGKFDDVWSNGWLDAMKSSSPPRKKLIKDSDDDTDVAYSSWMLKYPSALASLEQITSYAKNKKIAVFLDYDGTLSPIVNDPDCAVMSNAMRSAVRNVAKYFPTAVISGRRREKVFDLVGLTELYYAGSHGMDILGPVSQTVLNSHPNCIKSTDQQGKEVNLFQPAREFLPMIDEVFGTLVEKTKDIKGAKVEHHKFCAAVHYRNVDEKNWPTIAQCVHDVLKDHPRLQLTHGRKVLEIRPVIDWNKGKAVEFLLESLGLNTREDVLPIFIGDDSTDEDAFKMLRERNQGYGILVSSVPKETYAFYSLRDPSEVMEFLRGLVRSRKKVWGHEAGRNNC; encoded by the exons ATGCTGTGCTGCTTTGACAATGAAAAG TTTTCAGGAAGACTGCGCTTGATGGACTGCTCAGCAAACAGTAGCGACAAAAAAACATTGAAGCGTTGGTTTTTCATTGATAAAAGAGTTgg TTGCTGTATGGACTTGACATCAAATCACGCTTCTCCTGTTCTCACTGAACCTGCCCCAATGAATAAATCTAGACTAGGAATCCATTCTGCTATTTTACCTTATTCTCAACCGGCTGGTTCCTTTTCCCCAAGTAAATATATCACTATTCCAAGGAAAAAGTCTGGAAAGTTTGATGATGTATGGTCCAATGGTTGGTTGGAtgcaatgaaatcctcttcTCCTCCTCGGAAGAAGCTAATTAAGGATTCAGACGATGATACTGATGTTGCTTACAGCTCCTGGATG CTAAAATATCCTTCAGCACTTGCCTCTCTCGAGCAAATTACCAGTTAtgcaaaaaataagaagataGCTGTTTTTTTGGACTATGATGGGACCCTTTCTCCCATAGTAAATGATCCAGATTGTGCTGTTATGTCTAATGCT ATGCGTTCTGCTGTAAGAAATGTTGCCAAATATTTTCCAACTGCAGTTATTAGTGGAAGAAGGAGAGAAAAG gtttttgaCTTGGTAGGACTAACTGAACTCTATTATGCTGGTAGTCATGGGATGGACATCCTTGGCCCCGTGAGTCAAACAGTGCTGAATTCCCATCCCAACTGTATTAAATCTACTGACCAACAG GGTAAAGAGGTTAATCTGTTCCAGCCCGCAAGGGAGTTCTTACCCATGATAGACGAG GTTTTTGGAACCCTCGTTGAGAAGACAAAAGATATTAAAGGCGCAAAAGTTGAACACCACAAGTTTTGTGCCGCTGTACATTACCGCAATGTAGATGAGAAA AACTGGCCCACAATAGCACAGTGTGTTCATGATGTACTAAAAGACCACCCACGTTTACAATTAACACATGGGCGGAAA GTTTTAGAGATCCGTCCAGTAATTGATTGGAACAAGGGAAAAGCAGTTGAATTTCTGCTTGAATCTCTCG GATTAAACACACGTGAAGATGTGCTCCCTATATTTATTGGTGATGACAGCACTGATGAAGATGCTTTCAAG ATGTTGCGGGAGAGAAATCAGGGGTACGGCATCTTGGTGTCTTCTGTGCCAAAAGAGACCTACGCATTCTACTCCCTCAGGGATCCCTCAGAG GTAATGGAATTCCTGAGAGGATTGGTGAGAAGCCGTAAGAAGGTGTGGGGCCATGAAGCCGGAAGAAATAATTGTTga
- the LOC111800977 gene encoding probable trehalose-phosphate phosphatase F isoform X2, producing MDLTSNHASPVLTEPAPMNKSRLGIHSAILPYSQPAGSFSPSKYITIPRKKSGKFDDVWSNGWLDAMKSSSPPRKKLIKDSDDDTDVAYSSWMLKYPSALASLEQITSYAKNKKIAVFLDYDGTLSPIVNDPDCAVMSNAMRSAVRNVAKYFPTAVISGRRREKVFDLVGLTELYYAGSHGMDILGPVSQTVLNSHPNCIKSTDQQGKEVNLFQPAREFLPMIDEVFGTLVEKTKDIKGAKVEHHKFCAAVHYRNVDEKNWPTIAQCVHDVLKDHPRLQLTHGRKVLEIRPVIDWNKGKAVEFLLESLGLNTREDVLPIFIGDDSTDEDAFKMLRERNQGYGILVSSVPKETYAFYSLRDPSEVMEFLRGLVRSRKKVWGHEAGRNNC from the exons ATGGACTTGACATCAAATCACGCTTCTCCTGTTCTCACTGAACCTGCCCCAATGAATAAATCTAGACTAGGAATCCATTCTGCTATTTTACCTTATTCTCAACCGGCTGGTTCCTTTTCCCCAAGTAAATATATCACTATTCCAAGGAAAAAGTCTGGAAAGTTTGATGATGTATGGTCCAATGGTTGGTTGGAtgcaatgaaatcctcttcTCCTCCTCGGAAGAAGCTAATTAAGGATTCAGACGATGATACTGATGTTGCTTACAGCTCCTGGATG CTAAAATATCCTTCAGCACTTGCCTCTCTCGAGCAAATTACCAGTTAtgcaaaaaataagaagataGCTGTTTTTTTGGACTATGATGGGACCCTTTCTCCCATAGTAAATGATCCAGATTGTGCTGTTATGTCTAATGCT ATGCGTTCTGCTGTAAGAAATGTTGCCAAATATTTTCCAACTGCAGTTATTAGTGGAAGAAGGAGAGAAAAG gtttttgaCTTGGTAGGACTAACTGAACTCTATTATGCTGGTAGTCATGGGATGGACATCCTTGGCCCCGTGAGTCAAACAGTGCTGAATTCCCATCCCAACTGTATTAAATCTACTGACCAACAG GGTAAAGAGGTTAATCTGTTCCAGCCCGCAAGGGAGTTCTTACCCATGATAGACGAG GTTTTTGGAACCCTCGTTGAGAAGACAAAAGATATTAAAGGCGCAAAAGTTGAACACCACAAGTTTTGTGCCGCTGTACATTACCGCAATGTAGATGAGAAA AACTGGCCCACAATAGCACAGTGTGTTCATGATGTACTAAAAGACCACCCACGTTTACAATTAACACATGGGCGGAAA GTTTTAGAGATCCGTCCAGTAATTGATTGGAACAAGGGAAAAGCAGTTGAATTTCTGCTTGAATCTCTCG GATTAAACACACGTGAAGATGTGCTCCCTATATTTATTGGTGATGACAGCACTGATGAAGATGCTTTCAAG ATGTTGCGGGAGAGAAATCAGGGGTACGGCATCTTGGTGTCTTCTGTGCCAAAAGAGACCTACGCATTCTACTCCCTCAGGGATCCCTCAGAG GTAATGGAATTCCTGAGAGGATTGGTGAGAAGCCGTAAGAAGGTGTGGGGCCATGAAGCCGGAAGAAATAATTGTTga
- the LOC111800275 gene encoding uncharacterized protein LOC111800275, producing MGDFSIQISSNLVDMLIVDTEKPKRTPRRNRTKAPQESKKPQIKVDQKHTSDDSGMLKGVSRSDGWPHRPPPLFPPVHPANAEIDAIQSVLQESEKVVEKLQKQEDNLRQEVSQRAKDLHEKEFKLPYQKPMPCLAESEACFQCYKEYPNDLLKCGRLVKSFANCNRQARQQMSPVEK from the coding sequence ATGGGTGACTTTTCCATTCAGATTAGTTCAAACCTTGTTGATATGCTAATTGTTGATACTGAAAAACCAAAACGAACACCAAGAAGAAATAGAACCAAGGCACCACAAGAGAGTAAAAAACCCCAAATAAAGGTTGATCAGAAACATACATCTGATGATTCTGGAATGCTGAAAGGAGTAAGCAGAAGTGATGGATGGCCACACCGACCTCCTCCGCTCTTCCCTCCCGTGCATCCTGCAAACGCAGAGATAGATGCAATCCAATCCGTGCTGCAAGAGAGCGAAAAGGTAGTGGAGAAGTTGCAGAAGCAGGAGGATAACTTGCGGCAGGAAGTCAGTCAAAGGGCTAAAGACCTCCATGAGAAGGAGTTCAAACTCCCTTACCAGAAGCCTATGCCGTGCTTGGCTGAAAGCGAAGCTTGCTTTCAATGCTACAAAGAATATCCTAATGACCTCTTGAAATGTGGTCGTCTTGTAAAAAGTTTTGCCAATTGTAACCGCCAAGCTCGGCAGCAAATGAGCCCGGTCGAGAAATAG
- the LOC111800713 gene encoding NAC domain-containing protein 26-like translates to MNTILHVPPGFRFHPTDEELIDYYLRKKVGSKRIDVDVIKDVDLYKIEPWDLQELCRMGGQDQEDWYFFSHKDKKYPTSTRTNRATKEGFWKATGRDKAIYSRYGHELIGMRKTLVFYRGRAPNGQKSDWIMHEYRLETSENGAPQEEGWVVCKVFKKKMTTAQKMGDYESPYWQDDQISFMPQIDSPNQISQPCKHEIDHLHFTVFDDAFPQLPRHLELNSDMSSCSYDPRSNAPSSSQTFFHGVDNKLMDWQAMDRYVASQLSTDRDDHHGRDEANYSHPTKYASE, encoded by the exons ATGAATACAATTTTACATGTTCCTCCGGGGTTTAGATTTCATCCAACAGATGAAGAACTCATAGATTATTATTTGAGGAAAAAAGTTGGTTCAAAAAGGATTGATGTTGATGTCATCAAAGATGTTGATCTCTACAAAATTGAGCCATGGGATCTTCAAG AATTGTGTAGAATGGGAGGTCAAGATCAAGAGGATTGGTACTTTTTCAGCCATAAAGATAAGAAGTATCCAACAAGTACTCGAACTAATCGAGCTACGAAAGAAGGGTTTTGGAAGGCAACGGGAAGGGACAAGGCTATTTACTCGAGGTACGGGCATGAGTTAATTGGAATGAGAAAAACCCTAGTGTTCTATCGAGGTCGAGCTCCGAATGGACAAAAGTCTGATTGGATCATGCATGAGTATAGACTCGAGACGAGCGAAAATGGTGCTCCTCAG GAAGAAGGATGGGTGGTGTGTAAGGTtttcaagaagaaaatgacGACAGCCCAAAAGATGGGCGATTATGAATCACCTTATTGGCAAGATGATCAAATCTCCTTCATGCCACAAATTGATTCTCCAAACCAAATCTCTCAACCTTGCAAGCATGAGATTGATCATCTTCACTTCACCGTGTTCGACGATGCTTTCCCTCAGCTCCCTCGACACCTTGAGCTTAACTCCGACATGTCGTCGTGCAGCTACGATCCTCGATCAAACGCCCCCTCCTCGTCTCAAACATTCTTTCATGGTGTAGATAATAAGCTGATGGATTGGCAAGCCATGGATCGATATGTAGCGTCTCAGCTCAGCACGGATCGAGATGATCATCATGGAAGAGATGAAGCCAATTACTCTCATCCCACCAAATATGCAAGTGAATGA
- the LOC111799919 gene encoding probable xyloglucan galactosyltransferase GT19, whose amino-acid sequence MACKSNPNFFFFFLFTIFIELRFAQQISRTEIVPKDCNGRWIHIRNLPSRFNLDLLSNCSEYPIFDDFCPYLANHGLGQKTHNRSHSWYRTDPSMLELILHRRMLEYPCLTSDPDSANAIYLPYYASIDALKYLYGPEVNSSAEHGLELFDFLHHNQPEIWNRRGGHDHFLVMARPAWDFSQPLENDPPIWGTSFLELPEFFNVTALTLEGRAWPWQEQAIPYPTSFHPPNLAFLESWLQRVKRSKRTTLMLFAGGGGISTTPNIRRSIRDECKNSTDGDYTSNSGSGRNRDGSPYSNLCEVVDCSNGICEHDPVRYLRPMLQATFCLQPPGDTPTRRSTFDGILAGCIPVFFEDLSGKSQYKWHLPDKEFEESTVTIPKEDVVFKGVKILDVLMGIPRARIRRMREKVIELIPKVMYRKHGSSLGLRTKKDAVDIAIEGTLQKIGMRVQELNLE is encoded by the coding sequence ATGGCCTGCAAATCAAATcccaatttcttctttttctttctgtttacCATTTTCATCGAATTGAGATTCGCCCAGCAGATTTCGCGTACTGAAATTGTTCCGAAAGACTGTAATGGTCGTTGGATTCACATCAGAAACCTCCCTTCTCGGTTCAATCTCGATCTCCTTTCCAATTGTTCTGAATACCCTATTTTCGATGATTTTTGCCCTTATTTGGCAAATCACGGCCTCGGTCAGAAGACTCACAATCGATCTCATAGTTGGTATAGGACAGATCCTTCAATGCTTGAATTGATTTTGCATCGCCGAATGCTTGAATATCCATGTTTAACCTCCGATCCCGATTCTGCTAATGCTATTTATCTTCCCTATTATGCCTCCATTGATGCCCTCAAGTACCTCTACGGCCCTGAAGTTAACTCCAGTGCCGAGCACGGTCTCGAACTTTTTGACTTCCTTCATCATAACCAACCGGAAATTTGGAACCGCCGTGGAGGCCATGACCATTTCTTGGTCATGGCGAGGCCGGCCTGGGATTTCTCTCAGCCATTGGAGAACGATCCCCCGATTTGGGGCACTTCTTTCTTGGAATTGCCCGAGTTTTTTAATGTCACTGCGTTAACACTCGAGGGCAGAGCTTGGCCGTGGCAGGAGCAAGCAATTCCTTATCCCACTTCATTCCATCCGCCCAATCTCGCATTCTTGGAGTCTTGGTTGCAGAGAGTTAAGCGATCTAAACGCACTACTTTGATGCTGTTTGCTGGTGGGGGCGGCATCTCGACGACTCCTAATATCCGTCGGAGCATCCGGGACGAATGCAAAAACAGCACCGATGGCGACTACACTAGCAACTCTGGCAGTGGCCGCAATAGGGATGGCAGTCCATATTCGAACTTGTGTGAAGTTGTGGATTGCTCTAATGGAATATGTGAGCATGACCCTGTTAGGTACTTGAGGCCAATGTTGCAGGCAACCTTCTGCTTGCAGCCACCGGGAGATACCCCGACACGGAGGTCGACTTTCGACGGGATTCTTGCTGGGTGCATACCGGTGTTCTTCGAGGACCTCTCGGGGAAATCCCAATACAAATGGCACTTACCAGACAAAGAGTTTGAGGAATCCACAGTGACAATACCCAAAGAAGATGTGGTGTTCAAAGGGGTGAAGATTTTGGATGTGTTGATGGGGATTCCTAGAGCGAGGATCAGAAGGATGAGGGAGAAGGTGATCGAGTTGATTCCTAAAGTGATGTATAGAAAGCATGGAAGTTCATTGGGTttaagaacaaagaaagatGCAGTTGATATAGCCATTGAAGGAACACTGCAGAAGATTGGTATGAGAGTGCAAGAATTGAATTTAGAGTAA
- the LOC111801054 gene encoding auxin-responsive protein SAUR36-like has product MRRTRGFKLKIKLLNIFKSTPNFNFNLPPSSNPFSNLFSLATASFSRRLGYGRLERRRSPPPPPPKGYLAVHVGGPEDQTETHLVPVIYFNHPMFGKLLQAAERIYGFDYPGRIVIPVGVSEFEEVRNCIAAAEHSRSRRRTGGCRRRLWGK; this is encoded by the coding sequence ATGCGAAGAACCAGAGGtttcaaattgaaaatcaagCTCCTCAACATCTTCAAATCCACACCCAATTTCAACTTCAACCTTCCCCCATCCTCCAATCCCTTCTCCAACCTCTTCTCCCTCGCCACCGCTTCCTTTTCTCGCCGCCTCGGCTACGGCCGCTTGGAACGCCGTCGCTCCCCTCCGCCTCCACCGCCCAAAGGCTATCTCGCCGTCCACGTCGGCGGACCCGAGGATCAAACGGAGACCCATCTTGTCCCCGTCATTTACTTCAACCATCCCATGTTTGGGAAATTGCTGCAGGCGGCCGAGAGGATTTATGGGTTTGATTATCCTGGTCGGATCGTCATTCCGGTTGGGGTCTCGGAGTTTGAGGAGGTTAGGAATTGCATTGCTGCGGCCGAGCACAGTCGATCCAGGCGGCGGACTGGCGGCTGCCGGCGCCGGCTCTGGGGAAAGTAG
- the LOC111799892 gene encoding axial regulator YABBY 3-like isoform X1, whose product MSSFSLPTTPPPPSSDHLCYVHCNICDTVLAVSVPCASLFKTVIVRCGHCANLLPVNMRGGMLLPSPNHFHHTAFFSPNAHNFLEEISDPNPNFVMNQTDGIDLVMATRVGNNVPRPPPSINKPAEKKQRVPSAYNRFIKEEIQRIKAANPDISHREAFSAAAKNQWAHFPHIHNFGVPPPNNNTNNTNNTP is encoded by the exons ATGTCGTCTTTTTCCCTTCCCACCacccctcctcctccttcctccGACCACCTTTGCTATGTCCATTGCAACATTTGCGACACGGTTTTGGCG GTGAGTGTTCCTTGTGCTAGTTTGTTCAAAACGGTGATCGTCCGTTGCGGCCACTGCGCCAATCTTCTACCGGTCAACATGCGTGGTGGCATGCTTCTCCCTTCTCCCAATCACTTTCATCATACTGCTTTCTTCTCTCCCAATGCTCACAATTTTCTG GAAGAGATCTCagatccaaatccaaattttgtgATGAACCAAACCGATGGAATTGATTTGGTGATGGCAACTCGTGTAGGAAACAATGTTCCAAGACCACCCCCAAGCATAAATAAAC CTGcagaaaagaaacagagagtaCCCTCTGCATACAACCGATTCATCAA GGAGGAGATCCAACGCATCAAGGCTGCCAATCCAGACATCTCTCATAGAGAAGCCTTCAGCGCTGCAGCTAAGAAT CAGTGGGCTCACTTCCCTCACATACATAATTTTGGTGTTCCTCCTCCCAACAACAACACCAACAACACCAACAACACACCCTAG
- the LOC111799918 gene encoding flavin-containing monooxygenase FMO GS-OX-like 3 yields MLARLNFSPNPPPQPSAMQHASNSQSQPLTSRRVAVIGAGAGGLVSARELGREGHSVVVFERSSQIGGTWVYSPEIESDPLGVDPNRTRIHSSLYKSLRTNLPRELMGVRDYPFVPREGEGRDPRRFPSHLEVLKYLEDFANEFGICELVRFGTEVVSAGLVEVGKWRVRFRCEGGDVDDEMFDAVVVCVGNYSQPRVAEIPGIDEWPGEQIHSHNYRDPEPFRGKVVILIGFSSSGTDISQELLVVAKEIHIACRSAKTGFLLAESVISKVSFHPMIKSVRKDGTVVFEDGCVVSADVILHCTGYKYHFPFLKTNGIVTVDDNRVGPLYKHVFPPALAPGLSFVGLPFKVVPLPMFELQSNWVAGVLSKRIALPLKEEMLADVKAFYEDLEANGKPKHRTHEMSDCMVEYFNWLAATCGCPAYEEWRKGMYDYTHVNKRANLGSYRDDWHDDKLIHQAYEEFRKYTTNGRSEDPAHLNV; encoded by the exons ATGTTGGCTCGCCTCAATTTCTCCCCCAACCCCCCACCTCAACCATCCGCGATGCAACACGCCTCCAATTCCCAATCCCAGCCTCTAACGTCCCGCCGCGTTGCCGTCATAGGGGCCGGCGCCGGTGGCCTCGTCAGCGCCCGCGAGCTCGGCCGCGAGGGTCACAGTGTCGTCGTATTCGAACGGAGCAGTCAAATCGGAGGAACCTGGGTTTATTCGCCGGAAATTGAATCCGACCCACTTGGAGTTGACCCAAATCGGACCCGAATCCATAGCAGCCTCTACAAATCTCTACGCACAAATCTCCCCAGAGAACTCATGGGGGTTCGCGATTACCCGTTTGTGCCCAGAGAAGGGGAAGGTCGGGACCCGAGGCGATTTCCGAGTCATCTAGAGGTTTTGAAGTATTTGGAAGATTTCGCGAATGAATTTGGGATTTGTGAATTGGTGAGGTTTGGAACTGAGGTGGTTTCTGCTGGGTTGGTGGAGGTTGGGAAATGGAGGGTTCGATTTAGATGTGAAGGTGGGGATGTTGATGATGAGATGTTTGATGCTGTGGTTGTTTGTGTTGGGAATTATTCACAGCCTCGAGTGGCAGAGATTCCTG GGATTGATGAATGGCCTGGGGAGCAAATTCATAGTCATAATTATCGTGATCCCGAACCATTTCGGGGTAAG GTTGTTATCTTGATAGGTTTCTCTTCAAGTGGCACGGACATATCTCAGGAGCTCCTTGTGGTTGCCAAAGAAATTCATATTGCTTGCAGATCAGCTAAAACAGGGTTTTTGCTTGCAGAATCAGTTATTAGTAAAGTGTCATTCCACCCAATG ATCAAAAGTGTCCGTAAAGACGGGACGGTGGTTTTTGAAGACGGGTGCGTCGTCTCGGCTGATGTTATTCTGCACTGCACTGG GTACAAGTATCATTTCCCTTTTCTTAAAACAAATGGCATTGTTACTGTGGACGACAACCGTGTCGGGCCTCTATACAAGCATGTCTTCCCACCAGCCTTGGCCCCGGGACTTTCGTTTGTCGGGTTACCATTTAAG GTTGTTCCTTTGCCCATGTTTGAGCTTCAAAGCAATTGGGTTGCTGGTGTTTTATCAAAAAGGATTGCACTTCCATTGAAAGAGGAGATGTTGGCAGATGTTAAGGCTTTTTATGAAGATCTTGAAGCTAATGGCAAGCCTAAGCATCGGACCCATGAGATGAGTGATTGTATG GTTGAGTACTTTAACTGGCTTGCTGCAACATGTGGCTGTCCAGCCTATGAAGAATGGAGAAAGGGAATGTACGATTACACTCACGTTAACAAAAGGGCTAATCTCGGATCGTACCGTGATGATTGGCATGACGACAAGTTGATTCATCAAGCTTACGAGGAGTTTAGGAAGTATACTACAAATGGAAGAAGTGAAGACCCAGCACATTTGAATGTTTGA
- the LOC111799892 gene encoding axial regulator YABBY 3-like isoform X2, which translates to MSSFSLPTTPPPPSSDHLCYVHCNICDTVLAVSVPCASLFKTVIVRCGHCANLLPVNMRGGMLLPSPNHFHHTAFFSPNAHNFLEEISDPNPNFVMNQTDGIDLVMATRVGNNVPRPPPSINKPAEKKQRVPSAYNRFIKEEIQRIKAANPDISHREAFSAAAKNWAHFPHIHNFGVPPPNNNTNNTNNTP; encoded by the exons ATGTCGTCTTTTTCCCTTCCCACCacccctcctcctccttcctccGACCACCTTTGCTATGTCCATTGCAACATTTGCGACACGGTTTTGGCG GTGAGTGTTCCTTGTGCTAGTTTGTTCAAAACGGTGATCGTCCGTTGCGGCCACTGCGCCAATCTTCTACCGGTCAACATGCGTGGTGGCATGCTTCTCCCTTCTCCCAATCACTTTCATCATACTGCTTTCTTCTCTCCCAATGCTCACAATTTTCTG GAAGAGATCTCagatccaaatccaaattttgtgATGAACCAAACCGATGGAATTGATTTGGTGATGGCAACTCGTGTAGGAAACAATGTTCCAAGACCACCCCCAAGCATAAATAAAC CTGcagaaaagaaacagagagtaCCCTCTGCATACAACCGATTCATCAA GGAGGAGATCCAACGCATCAAGGCTGCCAATCCAGACATCTCTCATAGAGAAGCCTTCAGCGCTGCAGCTAAGAAT TGGGCTCACTTCCCTCACATACATAATTTTGGTGTTCCTCCTCCCAACAACAACACCAACAACACCAACAACACACCCTAG
- the LOC111800277 gene encoding hsp70-Hsp90 organizing protein 3-like produces the protein MADEAKAKGNAAFSAGDFSAAVRHFSDAIQLAPTNHVLYSNRSASYASLHQYSEALVDAEKTVELKPDWPKGYGRLGAAHLGLGEHEAAVTAYKKGLEIDPSNEALKSGLADAQSAASRSRPVPPPNPFGNVFSGPEMWAKLTADPTTRAFLQQPDFLNIMQDIQRNPNSINMHLKDQRVMAALGVLLNLKLHNPGEEKADVPEASSSPAERKRSAEAEPVKEPEPEPEPMEAVEEEKEAKEKKLQAQKEKEAGNAAYKKKDFEKAINHYTKAFELNDEDISFLTNRAAVYLEMGKYEDCIKDCDKAVERGRELRSDFKMIARALTRKGTAYVKLAKCSKDYDTAIETFQKALTEHRNPDTLKKLNDAEKAKKDLEQQEYFDPNIADEEREKGNECFKQQQYPEAVKHYTESLRRNPEDAKAYSNRAACYTKLGALPEGLKDAEKCIELDPTFVKGYTRKGAVQFFMKEYEKALETYQEGLKHDPKNQELLDGMRRCVEQVNKASRGDLTPEELKERQAKAMQDPEIQNILTDPVMRQVLTDFQENPKAAQEHTKNPMVMNKLQKLISAGIVQMR, from the exons ATGGCCGACGAAGCCAAAGCCAAGGGCAATGCGGCGTTCTCAGCCGGCGACTTCTCCGCCGCCGTCCGCCATTTTTCCGATGCCATACAACTTGCTCCTACCAATCATGTTCTCTATTCCAATCGATCTGCGTCCTATGCTTCTCTCCATCAATATTCCGAGGCCTTGGTTGACGCTGAGAAGACCGTAGAGTTGAAGCCGGACTGGCCTAAGGGTTACGGCCGGCTCGGCGCTGCTCATCTCGGTCTCGGAGAACATGAGGCGGCTGTAACGGCTTATAAGAAGGGGTTGGAGATTGATCCTAGCAATGAAGCTTTGAAATCTGGACTGGCTGATGCTCAGTCTGCGGCTTCCAGGTCGCGGCCGGTGCCTCCACCGAATCCATTCGGAAATGTTTTCTCTGGACCTGAGATGTGGGCTAAACTGACCGCTGATCCGACTACTAGGGCTTTTCTGCAGCAGCCAGATTTTTTGAATATAATGCAGGATATTCAGAGAAACCCTAATAGCATCAATATGCATTTGAAGGATCAGAGAGTGATGGCTGCGTTAGGGGTTTTGCTGAACTTGAAGTTGCATAATCCCGGGGAGGAGAAGGCTGATGTTCCTGAGGCGTCCTCTTCGCCGGCGGAACGGAAAAGATCTGCTGAGGCCGAGCCGGTGAAGGAGCCAGAGCCAGAGCCAGAGCCTATGGAAGCTGTcgaggaggagaaggaggcCAAGGAGAAGAAGCTGCAGGCacagaaggagaaggaggcgGGCAATGCGGCGTACAAGAAGAAGGATTTCGAAAAGGCAATTAATCATTACACTAAGGCATTTGAGTTGAACGATGAGGACATCTCTTTCTTAACAAATCGAGCTGCTGTCTATTTGGAGATGGGAAAG TACGAAGATTGTATCAAAGATTGTGATAAGGCTGTTGAGAGGGGTAGGGAGCTCAGGTCTGACTTTAAGATGATTGCAAGGGCTTTGACCAGGAAAGGAACAGCTTATGTGAAACTGGCAAAATGTTCAAAGGATTATGATACTGCTATTGAAACCTTCCAGAAGGCTCTTACTGAGCATAGAAATCCTGACACCCTGAAGAAACTCAATGATGCTGAGAAAGCAAAGAAGGATTTGGAGCAACAAGAGTATTTTGATCCTAATATAGCTGATGAGGAACGGGAAAAAG GGAATGAGTGTTTTAAGCAGCAACAATATCCCGAGGCCGTGAAACATTACACAGAATCCTTGAGAAGAAACCCCGAGGATGCAAAG gCATATAGTAACCGTGCTGCTTGCTATACTAAGTTGGGGGCATTGCCTGAGGGTTTGAAGGATGCAGAGAAGTGCATTGAGCTTGATCCTACATTTGTAAAGGGATATACAAGGAAAGGTGCAGTTCAGTTTTTcatgaaagaatatgaaaaggcTTTGGAAACCTACCAGGAGGGATTAAAACATGATCCTAAAAACCAAGAATTGCTGGATGGTATGAGAAG ATGTGTAGAGCAGGTTAACAAGGCAAGCCGTGGGGATTTGACACCTGAAGAATTGAAGGAAAGACAG GCCAAAGCAATGCAGGACccagaaattcaaaatatactCACCGATCCTGTTATGAGACAG GTATTGACTGATTTCCAGGAAAATCCAAAGGCGGCTCAAGAACACACCAAGAATCCAATGGTGATGAACAAGTTGCAGAAGCTGATTAGCGCAGGAATCGTTCAAATGAGATGA